gtgtctctcatgaataaacaaataatcttttttaaaaattgtgtttcaaCGCCATTGTTCATCTTCCCCTGATTTTTTATATCCATACTTAAAAACCAGTGCAGCTGTGCCATGCTGATCCTGGTCCCATTTGCTCTCAGCTGTATTATCTGCTCCCTCCTTGTGCTGCTCTGTCTCAGGCTGCTGACAACTTGCAGGTTGCAGAGCCCATGCTCTCTTGTCATCTGGTTTCTCAACTGGACTTGGCCAATGGGAGGCACTGGTGTTGGACTGGtgggcaggaggaagaagaacCCACAGTGTTTCTTCTCTCTGCAGCGGCCCCAGCTCCTTGGGGGCTACAGCTCCTCCTGGACAGGAAATGACTATGGTTCCAGCTCCCCCCAGGTGACCCTTAGTCCCCAGGATCAATACCACCTCCTTCTGTGGGGGCCTCCTACCATTGACATTTTCTGGCTGGCTTCCCCATCCCTGGTTAGCCTCTCAACTCTTTCCATCACCCGTATAACTAGTTTTCTGTatttagatacttttttttttaaagattgattgattgattgattgattgattgattgattgattcatgagagacacagagaggcagagacataggtagaaggagaagcaggctcccctgcagggggcccgatgtgggacttgatcatagggctccaggatcactacctgagccaaaggcagatactcaaccactgagccgcccaggtgcccctagatacttttttttaacagtcCCCTAGCATtggctttttttcattcatgttaAGTCATTATGATATCTGttgcatttatttaaatgctTGTTACTGTCCATAGCTGAACAAATCCATGTCAGTGGATACTTCATATCCTGTATAGTTAACTCACTTCAACAGCATGGTGTTCCCTGCCTGACACCTTTGCCTAAGACCCACCTCTCCACTGGGTCCTCCCACCCTTGTGGCCTGAGGCTGTCACAAAGCTAGAAACTGCTTTCAGGAAGAGGTTCTGGGTAAAAAGCAGCAGGCCACCAGGGACAAATGATGTTGACGGTCTGTGGCTGCCGTGGCCATACCAGCCACATCCTTGTAGCATGGTTCTACTAACCACTCACTCCTTCCTTTGCAGGGTCATCAGAGACAATAACAACTGGAGGCCTGTGTAATCTAGCGAAGTTTCAATCTCCCAGGGCATACAGTCTGCTCAGAAAATTGCTCTAGATGTCCTCACCGTGGCCCCTCTCTACCAGGGCCCTGACATCAAGAATGGAGTTGATGGCAGAGCCATCCAAGAAGCCCGCCTCACTGCTAAAACCCTTGGTCCCCTCTAAGTCCAAACTCACCACCATTGAGACCAAGAGGATCATGTCCGTACTGGATGAGACCATCCACAAGGTAGAGTTGGTGACTCTGCTGTCATATGTGGCTTCTAATTACGAGACTCTGGGGGGGATGCTGGGACAGGACATCTTGAAGGCTGTGAGGGAGCACGAGGACCTCTGCCATAGCCTCCTGGACAGTGTCATTTACCTGCAGGATAAAGAAAGGCAgttgcaggaggaggaagaggaggaagggtggTATAGAGACCGCCTCTTCTCCTTAGAACTGCAGAAATCCAGCCTCCTGCCACTTATGCAACAGATCAAAGAATCTACCAAGGACATCCTCAGACTCTTGCTCAATAACCCACAGGCAGCAAGGCTCTTGCAGATGCATACAGTGAGCAGAAGCGCAGAAGCCCAAAATTTTATTGATTGCCTGATAGAACTACGGGGTTTTCTCTTCGAGAAGCTGCTCACTAGTCCCATGGAAGCTAGAGATAAGAATCAGTTCATACAGGATATCAGTAGACGGAACAGGAGGAACCAAGAAATCATCGATGCTCTCGAAAATGAATTGGCAGCGAGCATGAAGAACAGAGATGCAGAGGTATCGCTTAATGGTATTGGTCAGGTTGTGGAAGGAGCCACACAGAGGAGCCAAACCTTTTGGCAGTTGGGTATTTCCTTCAGTGATTTAAATACCTGCTGTTATTCATTCACTCTAGAAATATTGTCGGGAACACTGGCTACATATCAGGTCTTAAGTGTAAGTCCACATGTTCCCTGCCTCATGCAGTTCATGGGaggtaggtctttttttttttaattttttttaaagattttatttatttattcatgagaatacacagagaggagagagagagaggcagagacacaggcagagggagaagcagactccatgcaaggagcctgacgtgggactcaatcccaggtctccaggatcacgccctgggctgtaggcggcgctaaaccgctaagccacgggggctgcccatgGGAGGTAGGTCTTAAAGAGCTAATTTAATTACAGTTTTGAGAAATACAATGCAAGGTAAGCTTGGAGTGCTAGAAGATAATGTTACAAGAGAAATGAACTTAGACCCAAAGCATGCGAGATGTCAAAGCCAACACATGAAGAGTCAAAGGGAGTGAACCAGGCAAGAGAGGTAGGCAGGGGCCTTCCAGGCCAGCAACAGGCAGACTTTTTCTATGAAGGACTGGATAGTAAATGCTTTAGGCTTTGCCCTCAGATCACATAGTGCCTTTGAGGTCTGATCAAAGGATGTGATGTCTGTCATAAGGGCAAGGGGCAGATGGGACAGGTGGAAGCTCtagaagaatttttaagaagGGAACTGATAACATGATCCCAACCTAACAAACATTTGGGACACGTAACTATGTATTgtgctttacatacattttctcaCTAAAGCCTAACAAAGTCCCTGTGATGTGGGTATAAGTATAGGTTTGGCTGCTGAACACAGAGACCCAAAATAATAGTGGCTTAGTCACGgtggaaatgtatttctttctagTGGAAAAGCTGGAGCAAGCGTAGCAACTCTGCCTCCTAAATTGTCACGGGTCCAGGCTCTTTCTGTCTGGCCTTTCTGCTGTCCACCACACAGGACTCTAACTGTGGACCCAGAAGACCCCCACCATATCACTGCTGGTATAGCCAGCAAGtagaggaaaggggaggaaggccTTAATACTTGCCTCTTAGGGGTGCAACCTGGAAGTAGCCCACCTTACAGTTCTTAGCCacacccggggcgggggggggggggctgcgctAGTGATGCTGGGAAAGGTGGTCTATAGCTGGGGCCACATTCCCAGGGAAGCATTCAGCTCCACAGCCTTtccgggggcagggggagccgaTCCCGAGCTGCAACCAGCCTGTGCTGCCACAGACACTTGCGCTTTCATCGCCCCAGGATTCACAGAGCTCAAGACCCTCCAAAGCTGTGGGCTGCCCACCCTCCCTGCACAGTGGCTCAGGCAGTCCCTCCTTCCTTATGTTCTCACCAACTTCGTCCTTCAAGGCATGTCTCAGAGTTTACTGATAAACATTTATGTGGTTATTGTGATTATTGGATTTGGATCTAGCACCCCGTAAGAGGACAGGGACCTTGTCTCTTTGGGCCCACTGTCATGCCCCTAGTGAGCCTGGCACTAAGCTAAGAAGGAcatgaaaactattttctttctttctttctttctttctttctttctttctttctttctttctttctttctttctttctctcttctctttcctatctttctttctttctttcttcctctttctttcctacttttctttttctttctttctttctttctttctttctttctttctttctttcttccttccttccttcctctctttcttttctttctttcttctttctttctttctttctttctttctttctttctttctttctttctttcttctttatttatttatttgagatagattGAGAACAGAGCCAGGGGATGGGTGGGTGAAAGGAGCCAAGGGAAAGggaacagactccttgctgaatagggagccccaactcagggctcaatcccaggacccgagatcatgacctgaacttcCCGCAGATATTTccctgactgaaccactcaggcactcctggaAACTATTTTCTGAGTGGAGAGATGACAGGCTCTTGGGTCTTTGGTCAGGGTAGACTGCTCACAGGTTAGAAGAGTGCCagtgaaggacagggagaagggccCCAAATGGCTTTGTTGGTCCCATTCAGGTGGTGGAAACAGTTGAACAAATCTGAGGTCAAATCCCATTTTTCCAGGTGGGCAGATTTGCTCATGTCACTTAGATCTCAGTGTAAAACATGGCGGTGACACCCATGAGGCCACTGTGAGGTCAAGGAAAGCTCTGACTGCTGATAATACCGCCCACTCTAGAACCCAACATGTAGGTCAGGAAGCCTTGCCCACAGGATAGGCTTGCTCCAAAGGCACGCCTTCCCTCACTCTTGGCAGGAAGCGAGCCCAGACCCCCAGGCCCTACTGCCAGctgaccccagccccaggccGCTGGCATGAGCCAGCTCTAGCACTGATGTGCTCAGAGGGAGACTCCAGGGCTTGTGACCCACCTTTGGAGCTTATGGACAAAACAGCCCCATCTTCCATCTCGATTCCTGTTTTAGAGCCAACGGAGGGCAGGGGACAAGTCAGGCCCTCAGGCGTCAGCGGGCAGCAATCCCCACAGTATGTGTATCTCCTGCTTTCATGAATCATGCCACGTGTCTCTGCCAACGAGCAGTCCCATTCTGTGCCCTGGGCACTGCCACTGCCCCAGACCGTTCAGCAACGTTACTCTGGCTTGCCTGTGCCTATCACTTATGCCAGGAAGTAGAGGGCGGTGACTGAGAATGTGGGCTCTATCAGACAGACCTGTGGCCTCAAGTCCCAGCTCAGTTGTACAGCCCCAGACAGATGACTCGACCCCCTTGAGCCATCAATTACCTTGTCAGTGAGCAGGCTATCTCCATCTCCCCTGGGCCTTAGGGGCAGGATTCTGCGAGGTAATAAGGCAAGTTGCTCATTCCATCCTCAGCGGCCTGCAGCCCATGCCACTCCTGGGATTACCGGGCATCGGGTAGGTAGTAATGGAGCCTCTCATCTTCCTGACCCAGGTGGAGAAAGAGAACTTTGTGATCCAAGAACTGAAAAACCACCTGCACCAGGTGCTCAAGCTCTCAGAAAACAGCCTCTTCCGCATCAAACAGGAGGCGGAGAAGCAGCAGAAGACCTACTTCCGGGCCTCGCAGGCCAGGGTGTCCAAGATGCAGCAGGAGATACTGATGCTCAGGTCCCAGCACCACAACCTGGTCATGGAAAACCAGGAGGCAGAGCAGGCGCTGAGGAAGGTGCTGCCAGGGTGTGGGGACaggggaggccctggggcaggggaggggcagagagaggtcTAGTGGGAGGGCAGGGCGTGGGAGGGCTACTCCAGGCCCCCAGGGCACagctccctggaggaggagggcctggggccaggggaaGCCTAGGATTGAGCCAAGCATCCCCTGGGAGCAGGAGGGTGCTGTGCACAGATCCTGGGGACTGGGGCAGAGAGACCATCCCATCCTGCGGCACACTGGCTATTCCTTAACTACTCTGAGCCCAGCAGCTGTGATAATACCCACTTGTTGTGCAAAGGACCTCATACAGCTCCTGCAATTTCATAATTCCCTCCAGCCTTGGTTTTTGCCATCTTTAAAGCAAAAGTGATCAGATTGGTCTGCCGGTCATTAGGAGAATTGAATGAGATCCCCCTAAGAATGAGTGCAGAGTAAGCGCTCGGTAAATGTCATCTCTTCTTTTGCCTCCTCCATCATCTCCACTGAGCCCCAGTGCACGTACCCAGGTTGCTCCCAAATCTCTCTCCCCACAAAGGGCACCTGCTCTAATACTTGTTCCCAGGTCTTGTTTAGTGTCACGACTCCTGAGCACCTGGTGGCAGCCATGGACCTCTCCTCCATAAGAAAGCACAGATCCACCTACATATACTGGTAGACGATTCTTGGAGGCACGGGCCCTCTGAAGCCAGCCGGATGCTGGTGTCCAAGTTAAAAGTTCTTGCTCTGCAGGATTAGGaagttggtttatttatttctttttcattgaggTGAAGttcatataatataaaatcagCCATTGTAAAGTGAACAATTGGATAGCATTTAGTACATCTAGTATTGTACAGCCCCCATCtctgtctagttccagaacaCCTCCATCCCTCCAAATAAAACACCAGACTCATTAGCCATCActccccaacccccttccccaaGCCCCTGGCAGACAACCAATCTGCTTTCCATCCCTATGGAcacttcatgtaaatggaatcacacagtatgtggtcttttgtatctggcttctttcacctagcattgtgttttcaaggttcatccacatagCATTTATcaattcttcattcctttttatggctgaacaatattccatggTAAGTATGGGAGCtgatattttacaaattaaattatgTCCTTCGCCTACATCTAAATCCATCCAATCGCTTCCCCTCTCCCTTACCCTAGAATCTAAACTCCTCCCCCTCTGACATTTCCTTCCATGACACAGCTTCTCACTCTGACCTCCCTGGGACCTTGCTCCTCCTCAGCCACTCCACTCCAGCTACACTGGCTCAATTTCTGTTCTTAAACACCACAAGCCTGTTCCTATGTCAGGGCCCTTgcacttgctgctccctctgcctagaatgttctgGACTCAGACCTCTGGCTTCAATTCCAGTCTCTACACTCattagctctgtgatcttgggcaagtgagTCAGCACATCTATCTGatcctcagtctcctcatctgtgaaatggaggagAACCTTCCTTGTTGTGTAGATTCAGTGGGCAAAGCATgaaagcctgatgcagagcaAGTTCGATGCAATTTATTGTTCACATTGATCCATCAAACAGACTTGTTGgatttttttagaagaaatataaagtGGAGACGGAAATCGAGAACTGGATCCAGAAGTATGATATGGAGATGAGTGCGAAGCAGGTATTTGTGCTGCAAAAAGTCTCTTAAGTGCATTTCCCATGATCCTCTAGGAATGGTCCATGTTCTATGCCAAGCTCTGGGCCCCCCCAGATGGTCTTCCCTGCCCCCTTCTTAGGCTGAAGATTTGTCTGGCCTGGGGCAGCCAGGGGAGAAGTGGAAAAGGAAGGAGCCAGAGCTGGAAGCTACTGAGTGCTTGTCACTAGGCCTAACGATCTTGGCTCCATCTAGTGTCCACATCCCATACTCACTGTTCCTTTTGCGCTCAACTGTCTACAGTTTCAAAACCAGGGCTCCTTCCTGGCTGACTTAGGTACAAGCTTGCCTCCCGCACTTCACTCAGTCACCCAGAAACTTTCCACCGTGGGCCTGAGATGTGCCATGTGCTCGGGTAGCACAGAGAAGATGGTCCCCATTATCATTTGGAGGATCTTTCTACCCTAGTGTCACCAGCTGTATGACCTGAAGCAAGGGGCTCCACCTTTCTAGCCTGACTCTGCATGTGATCAATAGAGGCAGTAATGACCAGGCTGGGACCACAATGTGGATGCAGTGAGGTACCATTGTCACAAATGCTTGTACCTGCAACAGGACCTGGCCTGAAGGAGGTGCTTAGGGAAAAGTGGCCTGGTAAATGAAGTGCCCTCAAGCCCCCTCCCCCCGTCCCCAGGCTTTGTGATAACATAGGTGGCCCAAGGTCCCAAGTTCAGGGCCAGGAAGGTGTGGCAAGCACTGGAGATGACATCAGCCTCTGAGTGGTCCAAAGTCAGGAGAAGGGCAAATTGGGGTCTTGCTCTGATCCTGAGTGCTCTAGGGAAGAGGGACTGCAAAGGCTGTGCTCTTGTTTCTCTGGTCCCAGTGAGGGTGGTGGGTTCCTCATCAGCAGAGACCAAGTCTACTCAGCCCTGGGCCCTCAGGTAGCCCTTCACTTCTGGTAGATGCTCAGCAAGTATTAGTGGAAGGGATAGGTGTGAATGGCACCAGGAGGCAGTAGCTGGACATAAGGAAGAACCGTGGGACTTAATCACCTAAGAAAGTTCCACTctgggtatcttttttttaaagattttatttatttattcatgaaagacacacacacacacacacagagagagagagaggcagagacagaggcagagggagaagcaggctccatgcagggagcctgatgtgggactccatcacgccctgaactgaaggcagacgctcaaccactaatccacccaggcgccccctcacTTGGGTATCTTTGTGAGACACACCGCTTCAGTGGTGGgagtttgcatttaaaaaaaaagatttatttatttatttgagaaagagagcaagagtatgcgtgagcagggggaggggcagagagagggaaagagagagtcccaagcaaaCCCTCTGCTGAGAacggagcctgacgcagggctcaatctcacgaccctgagatcacgacctgagctgagatcaacagtcagatgcttgggatccctgggtggctcagcagtttagcccctgcctgcttgtgtctctgcctctgtctctgtgtctctcataaataaaataaaatcttaaaaaaaaaaaaaaagagttggacgcttaaccagctgagctacccaggccccccAGAGCTTGCATTTTTATGTCCTCACTGTGTGCCTGGTACCACATCCAGCACATTGTGTCCACCCCATCATTTAATCCTGCAAAAAGCTCCCACCCACTACCTGGGTTTGAAACTGTCCTATGTTTCAGAGGACAAATGAAGCTTCAGTGGTGAAGCTCCCAAAGGCACAGCCAAGCTGGGATTTGATACCCAGCCTGCCTAACCTACCAGCctagattctttccttcttcctgagaTGACTTCACTCAGGTCTCACCTCAAGTGGGGTTGGACCACATCACCTTTCCCGTTCTCATCCGGGCCTCGGATGCAGAAAGGCTTAGTGGGGGCAGCACTGTTGAGTCAGAAGCCCCTCTGGGACAGGTGGGGGTGTCTGAGGGGGAGGGTGGCAGGCAGTGCTCTCTGCTTggtgacccccaccccctgaccctCATCTCAGGATGAGTACGAGGAGCTTGACACCATCCACAAGGAGGAGAAGGTCCAGCTGGAGGAGCTGAAGCAGAGGCACAATGTGCTCGTGGAGGAGTTCGCCCAGATCCGGGCCGAGCGGGAGATCAATGCCAAGAAGAGGATGGAGGCCAAGCAGGAGATGCTGCGCATGACGCGGGCCGCCACGCTCATCCAGGCTTTGTGGAAGGGCTACCTGGTCCGCTCCATGCTCAGGTCCAGGAAGAGGAAGCGGAGCAAGAGCAAAGGGGGGGACAAGAGGAAGGGCAAGGGGAAGgccaaggagaaggggaaggagaaggccaAGGGGAAGGCCAAGGCCAAGAAATGAGTCTGCTCCTGGGGGCCCCATTCCTGGTTTGTGTCTCTGTGCTCCCCACTTCCCAGAGAGCAGGCCATGAGGCCACAAGGAGGGGGAGCCTTGCCATTCCTGGctgaaatgatttttcaaagttaaaagtctttttaaaccACATTCtacaaataaatgtctttttgcCCAGGGCTGTTGGCCCTGTGTGTTTGTCCACACGTGTAGATGCCCTTCCCCTGGGGAAAGCATGCAGGCCAGGCCCTCAGCACAGAGCCATTCCTTCTTTAAGCCTCAGCGGGAAGCTGGACCCTGAACTGCAGCAGCCTTCCTGACCTCAGACTGCAGTGTCATGGCTG
This genomic interval from Vulpes lagopus strain Blue_001 chromosome 14, ASM1834538v1, whole genome shotgun sequence contains the following:
- the IQCD gene encoding LOW QUALITY PROTEIN: dynein regulatory complex protein 10 (The sequence of the model RefSeq protein was modified relative to this genomic sequence to represent the inferred CDS: inserted 2 bases in 1 codon), with protein sequence MVGSLLDTGIQSAQKIALDVLTVAPLYQGPDIXRMELMAEPSKKPASLLKPLVPSKSKLTTIETKRIMSVLDETIHKVELVTLLSYVASNYETLGGMLGQDILKAVREHEDLCHSLLDSVIYLQDKERQLQEEEEEEGWYRDRLFSLELQKSSLLPLMQQIKESTKDILRLLLNNPQAARLLQMHTVSRSAEAQNFIDCLIELRGFLFEKLLTSPMEARDKNQFIQDISRRNRRNQEIIDALENELAASMKNRDAEVEKENFVIQELKNHLHQVLKLSENSLFRIKQEAEKQQKTYFRASQARVSKMQQEILMLRSQHHNLVMENQEAEQALRKKKYKVETEIENWIQKYDMEMSAKQDEYEELDTIHKEEKVQLEELKQRHNVLVEEFAQIRAEREINAKKRMEAKQEMLRMTRAATLIQALWKGYLVRSMLRSRKRKRSKSKGGDKRKGKGKAKEKGKEKAKGKAKAKK